The following coding sequences lie in one Clupea harengus chromosome 23, Ch_v2.0.2, whole genome shotgun sequence genomic window:
- the LOC105911994 gene encoding serine/threonine-protein kinase TAO2-like — protein MPASVRAGSLKDPDVSDLFYRDDPEKLFSDLREIGHGSFGAVYFARDVRSNEVVAIKKMSYSGKQSNEKWQDIIKEVKFLQKLRHPNIIEYRGCYLREHTAWLVMEYCLGSASDLLEVHKKPLQEQEIAAITHGALQGLAYLHSHNMIHRDVKAGNILLTEPGQVKLGDFGSASILSPANSFVGTPYCCVQELSENQSTPKREKQEWLVRQKENLQQIQAEEEAGLLRRQRQYYELQCRQYKRKMLLARHNLEQDLLREDVNKRQTQRDLECAMLRRHHESTQELECHQQGALQGTRSELIRTQHQSELGNQMDYNQRRQNELHHKHNAQARQQPKSLKAKELQIKRQFQETCKIQTRQYKALRNHLLENTPKSDHKGVLKRLKDEQTRKLAILAEQYDHSVNDLLSTQALRLDETQEAEYQLLRMQLQQELELLNAYQSKIKIHTDAQHERELKDLEQRVSIRRALLEQRVEEEMLSLDTERSERIRSLLERQAREMEAFDSESMRLGFSNMALSGIPAQAFSQGYPNPNPPPPALGHHLGAAWPSSRPVPPRLGGHWSHSSVHSSSAAPPSWRNQHSTATFIRGDPLAGRERERERERERERERERDTEMMSGRGVASSHSSGSSSSSSSGSSHLQQQLYLPQLHHQSTPHLYRDHHGNHAPHPLHLHLASHASAQSLAPPSRAQSPPSSGSSSYVPGGSAYVPGLQVRGPALMALRNSPQPLRRTASGGGAGAGSGDGGLSRSTSVTSHISNVSHLSYS, from the exons ATGCCTGCGAGTGTGAGAGCGGGCAGTCTGAAGGACCCAGACGTGTCTGATCTCTTCTACAGAGACGACCCCGAGAAGCTCTTCAGCGACCTGAGAGAGATCGGCCACGGCAGCTTTGGAGCCGTCTacttt gCCAGAGATGTACGCTCCAATGAAGTGGTGGCCATCAAGAAGATGTCCTACAGTGGGAAGCAGTCTAACGAG aAATGGCAGGACATCATAAAAGAAGTGAAGTTCCTTCAGAAGCTGCGTCACCCAAACATCATCGAATACCGGGGATGCTACCTcagggaacacacagcctgg ctgGTGATGGAGTACTGCCTGGGATCAGCATCCGACCTGCTGGAAg tgcACAAGAAGCCGTTACAGGAACAGGAAATAGCTGCTATTACCCATGGTGCACTGCAGGGCCTCGCATACCTTCACTCACACAACATGATCCACAG ggatgtcAAAGCTGGTAATATCCTCCTAACTGAACCTGGTCAGGTGAAGCTGGGGGATTTTGGCTCcgcctccattctctctcccgcCAACTCCTTCGTGGGCACGCCCTACTG CTGTGTGCAGGAGTTGAGTGAGAACCAGTCCACGCCGAAGCGGGAGAAGCAGGAGTGGCTGGTCCGGCAGAAGGAGAACCTTCAGCAGATccaggcggaggaggaggcggggtTGCTACGGCGACAGCGGCAATACTACGAGCTGCAGTGCCGCCAGTACAAGAGGAAGATGCTATTGGCCCGACACAACCTGGAGCAGGACCTACTccgagag gaTGTGAATAAGCGTCAGACCCAGCGTGACCTGGAGTGTGCCATGTTGCGGAGGCACCACGAGTCGACGCAGGAGCTGGAGTgccaccagcagggggcgctgcAGGGGACGCGGTCGGAGCTGATCCGCACGCAGCACCAGAGCGAGCTGGGCAACCAGATGGACTACAACCAGCGGCGGCAGAACGAGCTGCACCACAAACACAACGCTCAGGCACGCCAGCAGCCCAAGAGCcttaag gccaaGGAGCTGCAGATCAAGCGTCAGTTCCAGGAGACGTGTAAGATCCAGACCCGTCAGTACAAGGCCCTGCGGAACCACCTGCTTGAGAACACTCCCAAGAGCGACCACAAGGGGGTGCTCAAGCGCCTGAAGGACGAGCAGACGCGCAAGCTGGCCATTCTGGCTGAGCAGTACGACCACTCCGTCAACGACCTACTGTCCACACAGGCT ctgcggCTGGACGAGACTCAGGAGGCGGAGTACCAGCTGCTGCGGATGCAGCTGcaacaggagctggagctgctgaacGCCTACCAGAGCAAGATCAAGATCCACACGGACGCCCAGCACGAGCGGGAGCTCAAGGACCTGGAGCAGAGAGTGTCCATACGCAGGGCACTGCTGGAGCAGagg gTCGAGGAGGAGATGCTCTCTCTGGACACGGAGCGCTCGGAGCGGATCCGTTCGCTGCTGGAGCGGCAGGCGCGTGAGATGGAGGCGTTCGACTCGGAGAGCATGCGTCTGGGCTTCAGCAACATGGCGCTCTCGGGGATCCCCGCCCAGGCCTTCAGCCAGGGgtaccccaaccccaacccgcCGCCCCCCGCCCTCGGCCACCACCTCGGCGCCGCCTGGCCCTCCTCGCGCCCCGTCCCGCCCCGCTTGGGCGGCCACTGGAGCCACAGCAGTGTGCACAGCAGCTCAGCAGCGCCGCCCTCCTGGAGGAACCAGCACAGCACGGCCACCTTCATCCGAGGAGACCCCCTCGccgggcgggagagagagagggagagagagagggagagggagcgggagagagagagggatacagagatgATGAGTGGCAGAGGCGTGGcctcctcccactcctctggctcctcctcttcctcctcgtctggctcctcccacctccagcagcagctctaCCTGCCGCAGCTTCACCACCAGAGCACGCCGCACCTCTACCGCGATCACCACGGCAACCACgcccctcaccccctccacctccacctggcCTCCCACGCCTCCGCCCAGTCCCTGGCCCCGCCCTCCCGCGCCCAGTCTCCGCCCTCCTCCGGCTCCTCCTCCTACGTCCCGGGAGGCTCCGCCTACGTCCCGGGGCTGCAGGTCCGAGGCCCCGCCCTCATGGCTCTGAGGAACAGCCCCCAGCCCCTGCGAAGGACCGCCTccgggggcggggcgggggcggggtcAGGGGATGGGGGGTTGAGCCGCAGCACCTCGGTCACCTCCCACATCTCCAACGTGTCCCACCTGTCATACTCATAG